A genomic segment from Glycine soja cultivar W05 chromosome 18, ASM419377v2, whole genome shotgun sequence encodes:
- the LOC114395760 gene encoding protein root UVB sensitive 5-like isoform X2 has translation MASTIPLVSRCVLGDDLQLQTFLVEEDTSTPKRFQDSYSPDESLSWLPDTIKDFILPAGFPGSVSDDYLDYMLLQFPTNVTGWICHTLVTSSLLKAVGIGSFSGTSATASASAIRWVSKDGIGAVGRLCLGGRFGSLFDDDPKQWRMYADFIGSAGSIFYLTTQVYPDYFLPLASLGNLTKAVARGLKDPSFCVIQNHFAISGNLGEVAAKEEIWEVVAQLIGLALGILILDTPSLVKSYGVLSLPWLGMQFLHLWLRYKSLSVLQFNTINLKRVLHSTVPGCTYCNREENILTRSQFMKPKINFGLPLEKIDGVERSHFMVEALLKLYASEKYILMVNQQLEDLRFYASFKVGATSVSVLRSVADFLAK, from the exons ATG GCTTCAACTATCCCTCTTGTGAGCAGATGTGTATTAGGTGATGATTTGCAGTTGCAAACCTTTCTTGTTGAGGAGGATACGTCTACGCCAAAAAGGTTCCAGGATTCATATTCCCCTGATGAAAGCCTATCCTGGCTTCCAGACACAATCAAAGATTTTATCCTACCAGCAGGCTTTCCTG GATCAGTTTCAGATGATTACTTGGATTACATGTTATTACAGTTCCCTACCAATGTGACTGGATGGATCTGTCACACCCTAGTCACTTCAAGTCTCCTAAAG GCCGTTGGTATTGGCTCTTTCTCTGGAACCTCAGCAACTGCTTCTGCTTCTGCCATCAG GTGGGTCTCTAAGGATGGCATTGGAGCTGTTGGACGATTATGCCTTG GTGGGCGGTTTGGAAGTCTTTTTGATGACGATCCTAAGCAATGGAGAATGTATGCGGACTTCATTGGCAGTGCTGGAAG CATTTTTTATCTGACAACCCAAGTATATCCTGACTATTTCCTTCCTTTGGCATCTCTTGGAAATCTTACCAAG GCTGTAGCGAGAGGACTAAAAGATCCTTCTTTTTGTGTGATTCAAAACCACTTTGCAATTTCAGGAAATCTAGGAGAGGTAGCCGCAAAG GAAGAAATTTGGGAAGTGGTTGCTCAACTGATTGGCCTTGCTTTAGGCATATTGATTCTG GATACACCCAGCCTTGTAAAATCATATGGTGTACTTTCATTACCTTGGTTGGGTATGCAGTTTCTGCATCTTTGGCTACGCTACAAATCACTTTCAGTTCTCCAGTTTAACACA ATAAATCTAAAGCGTGTGTTACACTCTACTGTTCCAG GATGCACATATTGCAACCGAGAAGAGAATATATTAACTAGGTCACAATTCATGAagccaaaaataaattttggctTGCCCTTGGAGAAAATAGATGGCGTGGAGAGATCTCATTTTATG GTGGAAGCACTTCTAAAATTATATGCAAGTGAGAAATATATTCTCATGGTGAATCAGCAGCTGGAAGATTTGAGATTTTATGCTTCTTTCAAG GTTGGAGCTACAAGTGTTTCAGTATTGCGAAGTGTGGCAGACTTTCTGGCTAAGTGA
- the LOC114395760 gene encoding protein root UVB sensitive 5-like isoform X1, translating to MKVEKMNRVRPRGFQILCSSEHSSFKDEDDAENGGGQVSSRVIQVERYSNGTAKRCVLGDDLQLQTFLVEEDTSTPKRFQDSYSPDESLSWLPDTIKDFILPAGFPGSVSDDYLDYMLLQFPTNVTGWICHTLVTSSLLKAVGIGSFSGTSATASASAIRWVSKDGIGAVGRLCLGGRFGSLFDDDPKQWRMYADFIGSAGSIFYLTTQVYPDYFLPLASLGNLTKAVARGLKDPSFCVIQNHFAISGNLGEVAAKEEIWEVVAQLIGLALGILILDTPSLVKSYGVLSLPWLGMQFLHLWLRYKSLSVLQFNTINLKRVLHSTVPGCTYCNREENILTRSQFMKPKINFGLPLEKIDGVERSHFMVEALLKLYASEKYILMVNQQLEDLRFYASFKVGATSVSVLRSVADFLAK from the exons ATGAAGGTAGAGAAGATGAACAGAGTTAGGCCTCGTGGCTTTCAAATTCTATGCTCTTCTGAGCATTCCAGTTTCAAAGATGAAGATGATGCTGAAAATGGAGG AGGTCAAGTTTCATCGCGGGTGATACAGGTGGAGAGATATAGCAATGGTACTGCTAAGAG ATGTGTATTAGGTGATGATTTGCAGTTGCAAACCTTTCTTGTTGAGGAGGATACGTCTACGCCAAAAAGGTTCCAGGATTCATATTCCCCTGATGAAAGCCTATCCTGGCTTCCAGACACAATCAAAGATTTTATCCTACCAGCAGGCTTTCCTG GATCAGTTTCAGATGATTACTTGGATTACATGTTATTACAGTTCCCTACCAATGTGACTGGATGGATCTGTCACACCCTAGTCACTTCAAGTCTCCTAAAG GCCGTTGGTATTGGCTCTTTCTCTGGAACCTCAGCAACTGCTTCTGCTTCTGCCATCAG GTGGGTCTCTAAGGATGGCATTGGAGCTGTTGGACGATTATGCCTTG GTGGGCGGTTTGGAAGTCTTTTTGATGACGATCCTAAGCAATGGAGAATGTATGCGGACTTCATTGGCAGTGCTGGAAG CATTTTTTATCTGACAACCCAAGTATATCCTGACTATTTCCTTCCTTTGGCATCTCTTGGAAATCTTACCAAG GCTGTAGCGAGAGGACTAAAAGATCCTTCTTTTTGTGTGATTCAAAACCACTTTGCAATTTCAGGAAATCTAGGAGAGGTAGCCGCAAAG GAAGAAATTTGGGAAGTGGTTGCTCAACTGATTGGCCTTGCTTTAGGCATATTGATTCTG GATACACCCAGCCTTGTAAAATCATATGGTGTACTTTCATTACCTTGGTTGGGTATGCAGTTTCTGCATCTTTGGCTACGCTACAAATCACTTTCAGTTCTCCAGTTTAACACA ATAAATCTAAAGCGTGTGTTACACTCTACTGTTCCAG GATGCACATATTGCAACCGAGAAGAGAATATATTAACTAGGTCACAATTCATGAagccaaaaataaattttggctTGCCCTTGGAGAAAATAGATGGCGTGGAGAGATCTCATTTTATG GTGGAAGCACTTCTAAAATTATATGCAAGTGAGAAATATATTCTCATGGTGAATCAGCAGCTGGAAGATTTGAGATTTTATGCTTCTTTCAAG GTTGGAGCTACAAGTGTTTCAGTATTGCGAAGTGTGGCAGACTTTCTGGCTAAGTGA